Proteins encoded together in one Salvelinus fontinalis isolate EN_2023a chromosome 6, ASM2944872v1, whole genome shotgun sequence window:
- the LOC129856897 gene encoding sodium-dependent neutral amino acid transporter B(0)AT1-like, with amino-acid sequence MRCLQVSNQGLEERIPSYEELEKLENEEAGDRPKWDNKAQYMLTIVGFCVGLGNVWRFPYLCQSHGGGAFMIPFLILLVLEGVPLLHLEFAIGQRLRKGSVGVWSAIHPYLTGIGIGSMCVSFLVSLYYNTIMAWVMWYFFNSFQDPLPWSQCPVNANMTGLVSECERSSPVDYYWYRETLNTTPDIGNTGGLQWWMVLCHVSAWALLFICISRGIETTGKAVYITSTLPYVVLTIFLIRGLTLKGSLNGVKFLFTPDMNELMNPTTWLDAGAQVFYSFSLAFGGLLSFSSYNSVHNNCEQDAVIISIVNGATAVYAATVIYTIIGFRATEKFDDCITGNILTLLNTFDLPEGNVTENNYDHVLQSLNGTHPEVIQGLNLKICDLNSFLSEGVEGTGLAFIVFTEAITKMPVSPVWSVLFFIMLFCLGLSSMFGNIEGVLVPLQDLGVFPKSWPKEAIAGTTCVLCCFVGLIFVQGSGNYWLALFDSYGGSIPLLIIAFCEMVGVVYLYGIDRFNDDIEFMIGHKPNLFWQITWRFVSPTIMFVIFVFYFVTKVQETPMYKAWNPESDNFPTLEEKEYPTWIFAIIFILAGIPGLSVPLTAVYKCLRNRCCKKDSEFKQDDLNTIAKQVHLTDEATKNKPDIPETADGR; translated from the exons ATGAGGTGTTTACAGGTCTCCAACCAAGGCCTGGAAGAAAGGATCCCTTCCTATGAGGAACTGGAAAAGCTGGAGAATGAGGAGGCTGGGGACAGACCCAAATGGGACAACAAGGCCCAGTACATGCTGACTATCGTAGGTTTCTGTGTGGGACTGGGGAACGTCTGGCGCTTCCCGTACCTTTGCCAGAGCCATGGGGGAG GTGCATTCATGATTCCTTTCCTGATCCTGCTGGTTCTAGAAGGTGTTCCTCTGCTCCATCTGGAGTTTGCTATTGGTCAACGTCTAAGGAAAGGCAGTGTAGGTGTCTGGTCTGCCATCCATCCATACTTGACTGGCATTG GCATTGGATCCATGTGTGTGTCCTTTCTGGTCAGCCTGTACTACAACACCATCATGGCCTGGGTGATGTGGTACTTCTTTAACTCCTTCCAAGATCCGCTGCCTTGGAGCCAATGTCCAGTCAATGCCAACATGACAG gcctggtgtcagagtgtgAAAGAAGCTCTCCAGTGGATTACTATTGGTACAGAGAGACCCTGAACACCACCCCAGACATAGGTAACACAGGTGGGCTACAGTGGTGGATGGTCCTATGCCATGTGTCTGCCTGGGCGTTGCTGTTTATCTGCATAAGTCGAGGCATTGAGACTACTGGGAAG GCTGTGTATATCACCTCAACATTACCTTATGTGGTGCTGACCATCTTTCTGATCAGAGGCTTGACCTTGAAAGGCTCTTTGAATGGAGTGAAGTTCCTCTTCACCCCAGAC ATGAATGAACTAATGAACCCAACTACCTGGCTTGATGCGGGTGCCCAGGTTTTCTATTCATTCTCTTTGGCCTTTGGAGGTCTTCTGTCTTTCTCCAGCTACAACTCAGTGCA TAATAACTGTGAACAAGATGCAGTGATCATCTCTATCGTGAACGGAGCCACTGCCGTCTACGCTGCAACAGTCATTTACACCATCATTGGCTTCAGAGCCACAGAGAAGTTTGATGACTGTATTACTGG AAATATCCTGACACTGCTGAATACATTTGATCTCCCCGAGGGCAACGTCACTGAGAACAACTATGATCACGTTCTCCAGAGTCTCAATGGAACACATCCAGAAGTCATTCAGGGGCTCAACTTGAAGATCTGTGACTTGAATTCTTTCCTTAGTGAG GGGGTTGAAGGAACTGGTCTGGCCTTTATCGTGTTCACAGAGGCCATCACTAAGATGCCTGTATCTCCTGTTTGGTCAGTCTTGTTCTTCATCATGCTCTTCTGTCTCGGCCTTTCCTCCATGTTTGGAAATATCGAAGGAGTTCTGGTACCACTTCAGGACCTGGGGGTTTTCCCCAAGAGTTGGCCCAAAGAAGCCATCGCTG GGACAACATGTGTCCTCTGCTGCTTTGTTGGATTAATATTTGTTCAAGGCTCAGGGAACTACTGGCTGGCACTCTTTGACAGCTATGGCGGGTCCATTCCTCTGCTGATCATTGCATTCTGTGAGATGGTTGGGGTTGTGTACCTCTATGGTATTGATAG GTTCAACGATGATATTGAGTTCATGATCGGCCACAAGCCCAACCTCTTCTGGCAGATCACATGGAGATTTGTCAGCCCCACCATCATGTTTGTCATCTTTGTGTTCTACTTTGTCACGAAAGTCCAAGAAACACCCATGTACAAAGCCTGGAATCCTGAATCG GACAACTTCCCTACATTGGAGGAGAAGGAATATCCAACCTGGATCTTTGCCATAATCTTCATCCTGGCAGGAATCCCAGGTCTTTCTGTACCTCTTACGGCTGTTTACAAATGTTTGAGGAACCGCTGCTGCAAGAAGGATAGTGAGTTTAAACAAGATGACTTAAACACTATTGCCAAACAAGTTCACCTAACGGATGAGGCTACCAAGAACAAACCAGACATCCCAGAGACAGCAGATGGAAGATAG